The region CTTGTCTTACCTGACCCTTTTTCGATCCTGCCGAAGGGTCGTCTGCAAGACGCTGCTCAAAAAATTGAAATTCAATTCCAAAGTCCTGATTGATTTAGCTACCTGCCCACCAAATGTCAAGCGATGGATATTAATTTTCCGCAACTTTACTCCAACCCGATTGGCCAGAGGCAAAACGCCCGCGAACTTTCCAAACTCTCCCGGCCAAGCTCTCCTGGCCAGATTTCCTCGCACAGACTTTCCCTCGCAGAGACTGTCGCTCACAGTGCCTGCAAAAAAGGGAGGCCGCCGACCTTGATCAGCGGCCTCCCATCCCGTCACCGGGTTGGCAGTTCTGCATTAGAGAACGCTCCTTCAGCAGCCTATGCGCCCTTGAGGCATTCACGCAGGGAAGACACGCCGCACGAATGAACCATTTGCAGAGGAATGTTGCGCGAGCGCGCAACCTGCACGGCCTTGCGTTTGGCTTCGTGCGAAATTTTGTTGGTGAACACGATCATGGCGTCAGGGTTGCCGATTTTGTCCACAAAATTGCGCTCATTGCGGGTGATGAACTTCAGGGAATGTCCGTCCTGCTCCGCCGCTGCCATGTAATCTTTTTTCAGTCGGTCCATACCGCCTATCAGGGTTACGCACATATGATCCTCCGTCTTTTGCCGCACTGCTCAATTTTGCGCGGATGGGGTTGCTCTGTGCCCTTCTTTTAATTGAAAACGAATTTCAAAGTCAAGCAGTCTGAACCATTTTTTTGAAAATAAATTTCAATCCAGATAACAAGGGCGCTCTCCCCTGCGGAAAAGCGCCCTCATTTTGTGCAGAAGACGATAGAAACAGCTTCTATTTCCAGCTACTTCCAGCGAGCCAGAAATTCAGCGGCGCTGTTGCCTGCATCGATATGCTTGAGCAGGGCGCTGCCGAAAACAACGGCGTCGGGCCGCGCATCGGGCGAAAGAGCCTCAAGCTGGGAAGGCTCACGCAGGCCAAAGCCAAGAGCCAGCGGCAGTTTGAAGGCCGAACGCGCACGGCGCATGGTCACCGCCACCTGGGGCGCCAGGTCGTTGCGCTCGCCAGTGATGCCCATGACCGAAACCACGTACACATAGCCTTCGCCCACGCTGTTGTAGAGGGCCATGCGCTCCGCGCTGGTATTGGGGCCAACCAGAGGGATGAGGGCAATGCCTTCTTTTTTCAGGGCTTCGCGCAACGGCCCGGCTTCTTCGTAGGGCAGATCAGGCACGATAAAGCCGTGTACGCCGCCGCGCGCTGCGTCCCGCGCCAGCTTTTCGTAGCCATATTGCAGAAAAGGATTCAGGTAGCCCATAAGTACCACGCCAGCCTGAATAAGCCCCTTGCGTTCAATGAGTTCTTCCAGAATGCCGCGCAGGCTTACGCCATCGCTCAGGGCGCGGCGCGAGGCTTCTTCCACCACCGGCCCATCTGCCACAGGGTCGGAAAAGGGCACGCCGATTTCGATAATATCCGCGCCGCCTTCGTCCAGCTCCATCAGCGTGGGCCAGAAGGTGGACTGATCGGGAAAGCCCGCCGTCAAAAAGGGAATCAGCGCCGGACGACCGGCCGCCTTGGCATCGCGGATTTTCTGTTCAAGAATATTCATGACTACACCTCTTCCTGGCCCTGCGCCGCAAAGCCCAGCGCCTTGTTGACAATGCCCAGATCCTTGTCGCCGCGACCAGACAGGTTCACCACCACCTGATCGCCCTTTTTGAATTCCTGCGGGTGGTCGAGCACCCAGGCAAGAGCGTGCGAAGATTCAAGCGCAGGCAGGATGCCCTCTGCGCGGCACAGGCGCTGGAAGGCGTTGAGCGCGTTGGCGTCCTTGACCATGCCGTAATGGACGCGCCCGATTTTTTGCAGCCACGAATGTTCCGGCCCCACACCGGGATAATCCAGCCCGGCAGAAATGGAGTGCGAGGGTTCAACCTGACCGTCGCTGTTTTGCAGCAGCATGCTGTACGCGCCGTGCAGCACGCCGGGGGTGCCAAGATTCAACGGGGCGGAATTGAAGCAGCCGGTCTCGCCCGTGCCTGCCGCCTCCACGCCGATGATCCGCACGCTGGCGTCATCCACAAAGGGATGGAACATGCCGATGGCGTTGGAGCCGCCGCCCACGCAGGCCACTACGGCATCAGGCAGCCGCCCGGTTCTTTCCAGCATCTGGGCGCGGGTTTCGCGGCCAATGACGCTTTGCAGCATGCGCACCAGCTTGGGGAAGGGGTGCGGCCCGGCAGCGGTGCCAAAACAGTAGTGGGTTGTTTTCTGGCTGCCGATCCAGGCGCGCAAGGCCTCGTTGATGGCGTCCTTGAGGGTACGGGTGCCGCTTTCCACCGCATGTACGGTGGCGCCCAGCAGCTTCATGCGCATGACGTTGGGAGCCTGCCGCACCACGTCTTCCGCACCCATATAGATGGTGCATTCCATGCCCAGCCGGGCGGCTGCCGCAGCCGTGGCAACGCCGTGCTGGCCAGCGCCGGTTTCCGCCACCAGGGCTGTTTTGCCCATATATTTGGCAAGCAGAGCCTGCCCAAGGGTGTTATTGACCTTGTGCGCGCCCGTGTGTAGCAGATCCTCGCGCTTGAGCCACAGGTCAAAACCAAGCTCGCCCGAAAGCGTGGGACAATAGGTCAGCGGCGTTTCGCGCCCGGCATAGTTGAACAGCAGGTCTTTCAGCTCTGCCTGAAACTTTTCGGTGGGATAAATGTCGCGCATGGCCGCTTCCACTTCCATAAGGGGCGGCATAAGCAGTTCGGGAACAAAGCAGCCTCCGAACTCACCAAAGTAACTGTCTTTCATAACGAATACCCATTGCCTTTGGAGTTTGCGGCCATAAATGCAGCCGCCATTTTTTCCCTGTTTTTACACCCCGGCGCGTCTTCCACGCCGGAATTGAAATCCACCCCGGCAGGCGCGCACATGCCTACGGCCATTGCCACATTGGCTGCGCTCAATCCCCCGGCAAGCAGCCAGGGATGCGCCGGGCGCAGGCTGGCCAGATCAGACCAGTCCAGCTTGTGCCCGCTGCCGCCGCCTTTCAGCCCCGCATCAAGCAGGTAATAGGCGCAGGCTTCGGCATTGCGTTGTAAATCATTGTACAACAAAGCGCGGTGGGTGTAACGGTCGGGCCAGAGCACCCGAATGACGCGCTCCGCGCCGATGGCGCGGGCGCATTCCACACTCTGGTGACCGTGCAGTTGCGCGTAATCAAGCCGGGCTTCGTCCATGATGCGCCGGATTTCGTCCGCACCCTGATTCACAAAAACGCCCACCCGCAGCATGGCTCCACTGTCCAAGGCTGCCGCCTGCGCAACCGTTACGCCGCGCGGGCTGCGGGGGTGAAAGATAAAACCGCACATGGCAGCACCAAGGCTGGCCGCATGGTCAACATCCTCTTGCCGTGTGAGGCCGCAGAACTTGATCAGCATGTGCAATCTCCATCAGTTTTGGCTGTAGCTCCCAGCAGGGCCGCCAAGGCCTCACCCGGAGCGCCGCCTTCCATCAGGGCGCTGCCCACAAGGGCGGCATGATATCCCGCAGATGCCGCTGCCCGCAGATGATCCGCGCTGCTCATGCCGCTGGCTGCAATCCACAGTTCGCCACTGGCGGGCGGGCAGGCCCGTATCAGTTTCAGGCAGGCATCGCGATCCACCGCCAGACTTTCCAGATCGCGGGCATTGACCTGTATAATGCGCGCCCCGCTCTCGCGGGCAAGGCGCAGATCTTCCGCATCAAATATCTCCACCACCGCCTGAATGCCGTAGCCCTCCGCCTGTTCACGCAAGGCCCGCAAGGTCGCGGCGTCCGGCGTCAGCCGCACGATGAGCAACAGGGCTGAGGCTGGCGTGGCCGCCGTGGCCCGCACCTGCAAAGGATCAAAAATAAAATCCTTGCGCAGCAAAGGCACACGAGGCCCATTGTAGAGCGCCGGGTTAGCGGCGCGGGCCAGATATTCCAGCCGCCCGCGAAAAAAAGCTTCTTCCGTCAGCACAGATACGGCGCTGGCCCCTGCGGCGGCATACTGGCGCGCCACATCTTCCACATCCAGATTCTCGCAGATCACGCCGCGCGAAGGCGAGGCCCGCTTGTATTCCGCCACCACCGCCAGAGGGCAGCCCGGCGCGCGGAGAGTTAAAGCTGCAGCAAAATCTGGCCGCTGCCCTTCATACGCCGCTGGCAGAGCGTCCTGTGCTTCCAGAGCTCGCAGGGCCTCGACCTCAGCCTCCTTGGCCTTGCGAAAACGCTCAAGCAGCATTGAGCACCTTCCTGCCCACACCGGCGCTCACGGCCTCGCGGGCGCGGGCCATGCACAGGGCCATATCCATCTTTTCTTCCAGCAGATAGATGGCAAGCCCCACGTTGAGCACCACCATGTCCATCATGGCGCGCGGCCCCTGCCCGTTGAGAATATCATTGAGCACGGCCACGGCTTCTTCCTTGCCGCTCACGGCCAGATCTTCCACTGTGCAGGAGGCTATGCCGAATTCCTGCGGGTCGAGCATCATGGGCGTCACCTTGCCATTGTGCAGCAAAGCCATCTTGGTGGGGCCGATGGGCGTCACCTCGTCATAGTTGCCAGAGCCGCAAACAACGGCGGCGCGGTGCAGGGGCGACTGCATGAGAGTTTCGGCCACCAGCTCCACCAGCTCGGGCCGCGCCACACCCATAAGCAGATGGCTGGGCCGCGCCGGATTGATCATGGGGCCAAGAATGTTGAACAGGGTGCGCACTCCCATCTCTTTGCGCACAGGGCCGATATTGGCAAAGGAAGGATGGAAGTACGGGGCAAAAATAAAGGCGAAATTACGCTTTTTGACCATCTCGGCCACGGAGGCGGGGTCTTTTTCCAGCGTGATGCCGAGGGCTTCCAGAGCATCCGCGCTGCCGCACTTGGACGAAACCGCCCGGTTGCCGTGCTTGACCACCTTGTAGCCCATGCCTGCCAACGTCAGAGAAGAGGCCGTGGAGCAGTTGAAGGAATTGCGTCCGTCCCCGCCGGTACCCACCACATCAATGGTTGTTCCCGAAATGCCGTCCACGCGCACGGCGCGGGCCAAAGCGGCGCGTGTGGCGTGAGCCAGTTCAAGGGCGCTCTCGCCCTTCATGCGCAGCCCCATGAGGAAACCGCCCGCCTGCGCCGGGGTCATCTTGCCGTCCATGAGGGCCGCAAAACCCGCCGCCGCCATTTCGGCGGAGAGGTTTTCCCTGCGGGCCAGACGCTCCAGAATGCCGGAGAAGTCGGAGGTTTCCGCGCCTGTGCCGAGGATGCTCTGCGGGAAGTTGCCCAGCAGACGCAGGCCGTCCGGCGTGAGCACGGACTCGGGGTGGAACTGCACGCCGACCCACGGGCGGTCATTATAGCGCAGAGCCATCACTTCGCCTTCGGGTGCGCGGGCAGTGACCGTAAACCGGGGGTTTTCCGCATCTTCATCGGCGCGCACCACAAGGGAGTGGTAGCGGCCCACGCGCATGGGGTTGGGCAGGCCCAAAAACATGCCCGTGCCGTCGTGTACAATTTCAGACTGTTTGCCGTGCATGATGCACGGGCCGACCTCAACTTTAGCTCCGGCATGCAGCCCCAAAAGCTGGTGGCCAAGGCACACTCCCAGTACGGGGATGCGCGGGCTGAGGCGCTTGAGGAATTCGGGGCACAGCCCCGCATCGGCGGGATGCCCCGGCCCGGGCGAAATGCAGACCATGGAAAGTTCGGGGTTCACCGCCATGTCCAGCACGGCGGGGTCATCGTTGCGCAGCACCACAGGCTTGTGCCCAAGGGCGTAAAAAGCCTGCACAAGATTGTAGGTAAAGGAATCGTAATTATCGATGAGCAGAAACATATTCTTCGTCCTCCGCACGCAGGGCCAGGCGCATGATGGCTGATTTGTTGCACACTTCCTTCCATTCCAGATCGGGATCGGAGTCATGCACGATGCCTCCGCCCGCCTGCCAGAAGAGCTTGCCGTCACGCATCCACATGCTGCGGATGGTGATGCCCGTATCAAGGTTCACGCTGTCCTTGTCCAGACCGAGCCAGCCGATGCAGCCAGCGTAGGGGCCACGCGCGCGGCCTTCCACCTCGCGGATGATTTCCATGGCCCGCACCTTGGGCGCGCCGGAAACCGTACCCGCCGGGAAGGTGGCCGCCAGCACGTCCAGAGCGTCCAGCCCTTCCTCAAGGCGGGCGCTGACCCGGCTTGTGAGGTGCATGACGTGCGAGTAGCGTTCAACTTCCATGTAGCGTTCCAGATTCACCGAGCCGGGCTGGGCCACGCGGCCAAGGTCGTTGCGACCAAGGTCTACCAGCATGACGTGCTCGGCGCGTTCCTTGGGGTCATCGCGCAGTTCGGCGGCAAGGGCGGCGTCTTCAAGGTCGTCCGCGCCGCGTTTGCGCGTGCCTGCGATAGGCGAAAGCTGCAAATGCCCCGCGGTACAACGCACCATGACCTCGGGCGAAGAACCGAAAAGCGTCAGCTCGGGAAAGCGCATGTAGAACATGTAGGGCGAAGCGTTGAACCGGCGCATGCGGCGGTACAGTTCAAAGGGATTGCCCTCAAAAGGCGTGGAAAACCGCACGGAAGGCACAACCTGAATGGCCTCGCCCTGGCGCAGCATCTCCTTGATGCGGCGCACGTAATCCTTGTAGCCTTCCTCGCCGGGTTCAGCGCAGACATTGTCGGGATTGATACGCACGGCCCCGGCCTGCCCCGTGGCGCGGGCTTCCAGCGATTCACGCGAGCTTTGCAGCGCGCGGTGTTCGCCCAGGCTCACCTGACAGAGCCGGTTATACAGATGGTCAAACACAAGCACGGTTGACGGCAGCATGAGCAGGCAGTCGGCCTCGCTCTGCGGCATGACAGGGGCCAGCTTGGGGTTGAACAGACCCGCCATGCCAAAACCAAGATACCCGTAAAGAGCGCGGGTAATGGGCGGCAGGTTTGTGATGTTGGCCGGGCCAGCTATGGTCAGCGCAGCCATGAGCGCCCGCAGGCCGTCCACAAAGGGTTTGCCCTCAAAGCGCGCCAGGGGCGTTAAGATGTCGTTGCGGATGTCCAGCGCAAGCTTGCCATCGCGGCAAGAGATGAACAAAGCCGCATCGCAGGCCAGAATGCTGTAACGCCCCCAGCGACCATCCACCTCGGCGCTTTCAAGCAAGATGCCGTTACCGGCCCCGACCATGCCCATAAACAGGCTGATGGGCGTGTCCATATCCGCTGGCAACCAGCGGGCGGTTTGTTGCAGCGTCAGCATATGCTGCGCATCACCGTTCTCTTTCATCTGGCGCATCCTTTGGGTTTTTGTGCCTGAAAAACAAAAAAACGCCGCCTCCCTTGGGGAGACGGCGTCTACTTACGACAATGCCAACGTACCGGAACTATTAAGCCCGCACGTCTCCCCCACGCAGTTGGATGCGCCACCACCAGCCTTTGAAGCTGTTAGAAATGGTGTTGGAGAAAACGTTCATATAAATGCCTAGTTCCTTATGTTTCAAGTCACACTACGCATCCAGCCGCAGGCTGTCAACAACGCAGGGCGGTTTTTCAGTAAATTTCCGTTACAGCATCAGCTACGGCAAGCGGGAGGGCGCGCCCTGAACGGCTTTGCCCTCCCCTGCCGTACAGGCCTACTTGCCGAACAGAATTTCCTGATAATTGGGCAGCGCCCACAGGTCGTCAGCCACGCGCACTTCAAGCATGTCCGCGTAGCGGCGCACTTCAACCATGCGGGGCAGCACATATTCGCGATAGCTGAGGGCGGCTTCAAAGCCGTAGCCCAGGCTGTCCGCCTTGGCCAACACTTCTTCAAGCTGGCCGCAGGCATCCTGCATGAGGCGCAGATTTGAAGTGATTTCTGCCAGGGTCACAGTTTTGGGATCCTTGCCGATGGCGCGCATATTGGCTGCCGTGGCGGCCAGTTCACCCTGATAGCGCATGCCCGCAGGGTAAATGATGGTATTGGCCATGCGGATAACCAGATTGGCCTCGGTGCGCACGGTTTTGCAGTACTGCTCAAGATAGATTTCCTGCCGCGCCTTGAGTTCGGCCCTGTTGAGCACGCCAGCCTTTTCATAAAGGTTGACCACTTCGGGCTTGGTCAGCTCGGCCAGAGCCTCGGGGGTGGTGCGCAGGTTGGGCAGGCCACGGCGTTCGGCTTCCTTGTGCCACACTTCGGAGTAGCCGTCGCCGTTGAAGATAACGGCGCTGTGCTCGTCAATGACATGGCTGATAAAGGATTCCAGAGCCTGATTGAAGGTCTTGCCCTGGGCCAGTTCCTTTTCAAGCCAGTCGGCTGCGAAGCCCAGCGAATCGGCCATCATGGTGTTGAGGGCTGTGATGGAACCCGCCGCAGACTGGCTGGAGCCAAGCGCGCGGAACTCGAACCTGTTGCCGGTAAAGGCCACGGGGCTTGTGCGGTTGCGGTCGCCGGGATCGGCGGGCAGCGGCGGCAGCGTATCCACGCCCAGATTGAGGGCGCGGCCTGTGCGGCCACCGGCGGCGTTTTCAACGCGTCCGGCGCGGAAGGCTTCAAACACTTCCGTCAGCTGATCGCCGAGGAAGATGGACATGATGGCTGGCGGAGCCTCGTTGGCGCCCAGACGGTGATCGTTGCTGGCGCTGGCGACGGTTGCGCGCAGCAGGCCGCCGAACTTGTGCACGGCGCGGATCATGGCGGCGCAGAACACCAGGAACTTGGCGTTGGCATGCGGGGTTTCGCCGGGATCAAACAGGGTGCCCAGCTCCGCATTGCCGATGGAATAGTTCAGGTGCTTGCCCGAGCCGTTCACGCCCGCAAAGGGCTTTTCATGCAGCAGACACTTGAGGCCGTAGCGCTTTGCCACGTTGCGCAGCTTGGCCATGATGATGTGGTTGTGGTCAACCGCAAGGTTGCTCACCTCAAAGAGGGGCGCAATTTCGTACTGGCTGGGGGCCACTTCGTTGTGGCGGGTGCGCACGGGCACGCCCAGCTTGTACAGCTCGCGCTCCACTTCCATCATGTACGAAAGCACACGCTGGGGGATAACGCCAAAGTACTGGTCGCTGAATTCCTGTCCCTTGGCGGGACGCGCCCCAAACAGGGAACGCCCGGCGATCTGGAGGTCGGGACGCGCAAAATTGAAGTTGTGGTCAATGCAGAAGTATTCCTGCTCAAGCCCGGCGTAGGAAACAATGGGCAGGGGCGTATCTTCGCCAAAAAGCGCCAGCACGCGGTGAGCCTCGCGGTTCAGGGCCTGGCCGGAACGCAGCATGGGCGTTTTTTTGTCCAGTGCAACACCCGTCCACGAAAGGAACATGGTGGGGATGCACAGGAAGGTGCCGTTGGGGTTCTCCATGATGTAGGCGGGGCTGGTCACATCCCATGCGGTGTAGCCGCGCGCCTCAAAGGTGGAGCGCAATCCGCCGGAGGGGAAGGACGAAGCGTCAGGTTCGCCGCGAATAAGCATGGAGCCGGAAAATTCCGCGATCACGCCGCCCGCGCCGTCAGGCATCAGGAAGCTGTCGTGCTTTTCGGCAGTCTGCCCGGTGAGGGGATAAAAAATGTGGGTAAAATGGGTGGCACCCTTTTCAATGGCCCAGTCTTTCATGACTGCGGCAACGGTATCGGCGATGGCGGGGTCCATGCGTTCGCCGAATTCAATGGTTTTGCGCAGCGCCTTGTACACGCTCTTGGGCAGGCGTTCGCGCATGATGCGGTCATTGAACACGTTGCACCCGAAAATATCGGTGGGTTTGGTGTCCACGAAATTCAGGGGGGCCGCTTCGGGTTTGTAGGTAGTGATGGCCTCAATGGCGCTTTGTCTGGCGGATTTGCTGCTCATGGACGAACCTCGCGTTCAGGGCTGACGCAGTGTTGGGGGTGCCGATATTCCCGCTTATGGCGGTTGGATTTATGCCGCTGCATGCAAACCGCAAAACGCCCGCGCCCGTGCTGCCCTGGCGCACGCGGACAAGGGGGGCTGGTGCAGAGGCCTTGCGGACGCCGTGCAGACGCCCGCACCAAAGCCATGATCTCCGGGCCTGACCATGAAGGCCAGGCCCGGAACAGTATACTCTAACGGAACGCGCCCTGGAGCTGCCCGTTGCCGCCACACAAAGCCAGCCATGCAGAATCAATCAACACGGCCAATAAGGCAAAGGCAGAGGCAAAACCGGAAGCGCGAACCAGAAACCGCTTTAGTTCACGCTCACGATTTCGATTTCAAACGTCAGCGTCTTGCCAGCGAGGGGGTGGTTGGCGTCAAGGGTGATTTCGTCCGCGCCAACTTCGGTGATGGTCACGTCCATCTGGCCCTGCTCGTTGGAGAGCTGCAAAGGCACGCCCACGTTAAGGGGAATATGGTCGGGCACCTGGGCGCGGGGAACGGTGAACACCAGTTCGGGATCAGCCTCGCCGTAGGCATCATCAGGCGCAACGGTCACGGTAACGGTTTCGCCCGCTTCGCGACCGTCAACGGCGGATTCAAAACCCGGGATCAGCATACCCTTGCCCATCACGAATTCCAGGGGTTCGCGCTCACGCGAAGAGTCGAACACCGTGCCATCGTCAAGGGTACCCGTGTAATGCGCGCGCACCGTATCGCCTTTTTTAATAGGCATAACTACTCCATTGCAGTGTGTGTGGGCGGTCTGCGGCAGTGAGCCGCATTGTCGGCAGAAGCTGCCAGGGCAGAAACCCGCCCGCGAAAAGAATAACGCCCGATTGTAAAGTGCAAGCAAAACACGCCGGGGGCCTTCTGTCAATCTGCAACGTTGCCGTTAATGCCTTCAATCCCCCTGCCAGCGCGGGTTTGCAGGCTTTGATCTTTTGCGTGCCATTGCGGTAAAAATGCAACCGCCGCAGTTGCATCCCGCCCTGACGCGACACGGCTGTCACTCTGCCGTAACAGCCGCTTGCAGGCTTGACAGAGTGCCATGCGACACTAATAATCAACAATTGCTCTCAACGGGAAAACCCCGCTCTTGTTCGGGCGGCACACGCAATCTTTCAGAGGTATCTCAGAGGTATTTTATGTCCGATATCCGCTCCACGTACACCGACGAATGCAATTTTTATGGCCGCCACACCCCCCGCG is a window of Desulfovibrio desulfuricans DNA encoding:
- a CDS encoding DUF2325 domain-containing protein, whose amino-acid sequence is MCVTLIGGMDRLKKDYMAAAEQDGHSLKFITRNERNFVDKIGNPDAMIVFTNKISHEAKRKAVQVARSRNIPLQMVHSCGVSSLRECLKGA
- the trpA gene encoding tryptophan synthase subunit alpha produces the protein MNILEQKIRDAKAAGRPALIPFLTAGFPDQSTFWPTLMELDEGGADIIEIGVPFSDPVADGPVVEEASRRALSDGVSLRGILEELIERKGLIQAGVVLMGYLNPFLQYGYEKLARDAARGGVHGFIVPDLPYEEAGPLREALKKEGIALIPLVGPNTSAERMALYNSVGEGYVYVVSVMGITGERNDLAPQVAVTMRRARSAFKLPLALGFGLREPSQLEALSPDARPDAVVFGSALLKHIDAGNSAAEFLARWK
- the trpB gene encoding tryptophan synthase subunit beta yields the protein MKDSYFGEFGGCFVPELLMPPLMEVEAAMRDIYPTEKFQAELKDLLFNYAGRETPLTYCPTLSGELGFDLWLKREDLLHTGAHKVNNTLGQALLAKYMGKTALVAETGAGQHGVATAAAAARLGMECTIYMGAEDVVRQAPNVMRMKLLGATVHAVESGTRTLKDAINEALRAWIGSQKTTHYCFGTAAGPHPFPKLVRMLQSVIGRETRAQMLERTGRLPDAVVACVGGGSNAIGMFHPFVDDASVRIIGVEAAGTGETGCFNSAPLNLGTPGVLHGAYSMLLQNSDGQVEPSHSISAGLDYPGVGPEHSWLQKIGRVHYGMVKDANALNAFQRLCRAEGILPALESSHALAWVLDHPQEFKKGDQVVVNLSGRGDKDLGIVNKALGFAAQGQEEV
- a CDS encoding phosphoribosylanthranilate isomerase; the protein is MLIKFCGLTRQEDVDHAASLGAAMCGFIFHPRSPRGVTVAQAAALDSGAMLRVGVFVNQGADEIRRIMDEARLDYAQLHGHQSVECARAIGAERVIRVLWPDRYTHRALLYNDLQRNAEACAYYLLDAGLKGGGSGHKLDWSDLASLRPAHPWLLAGGLSAANVAMAVGMCAPAGVDFNSGVEDAPGCKNREKMAAAFMAANSKGNGYSL
- a CDS encoding indole-3-glycerol-phosphate synthase; this translates as MLLERFRKAKEAEVEALRALEAQDALPAAYEGQRPDFAAALTLRAPGCPLAVVAEYKRASPSRGVICENLDVEDVARQYAAAGASAVSVLTEEAFFRGRLEYLARAANPALYNGPRVPLLRKDFIFDPLQVRATAATPASALLLIVRLTPDAATLRALREQAEGYGIQAVVEIFDAEDLRLARESGARIIQVNARDLESLAVDRDACLKLIRACPPASGELWIAASGMSSADHLRAAASAGYHAALVGSALMEGGAPGEALAALLGATAKTDGDCTC
- the trpD gene encoding anthranilate phosphoribosyltransferase — translated: MFLLIDNYDSFTYNLVQAFYALGHKPVVLRNDDPAVLDMAVNPELSMVCISPGPGHPADAGLCPEFLKRLSPRIPVLGVCLGHQLLGLHAGAKVEVGPCIMHGKQSEIVHDGTGMFLGLPNPMRVGRYHSLVVRADEDAENPRFTVTARAPEGEVMALRYNDRPWVGVQFHPESVLTPDGLRLLGNFPQSILGTGAETSDFSGILERLARRENLSAEMAAAGFAALMDGKMTPAQAGGFLMGLRMKGESALELAHATRAALARAVRVDGISGTTIDVVGTGGDGRNSFNCSTASSLTLAGMGYKVVKHGNRAVSSKCGSADALEALGITLEKDPASVAEMVKKRNFAFIFAPYFHPSFANIGPVRKEMGVRTLFNILGPMINPARPSHLLMGVARPELVELVAETLMQSPLHRAAVVCGSGNYDEVTPIGPTKMALLHNGKVTPMMLDPQEFGIASCTVEDLAVSGKEEAVAVLNDILNGQGPRAMMDMVVLNVGLAIYLLEEKMDMALCMARAREAVSAGVGRKVLNAA
- a CDS encoding anthranilate synthase component I family protein; amino-acid sequence: MKENGDAQHMLTLQQTARWLPADMDTPISLFMGMVGAGNGILLESAEVDGRWGRYSILACDAALFISCRDGKLALDIRNDILTPLARFEGKPFVDGLRALMAALTIAGPANITNLPPITRALYGYLGFGMAGLFNPKLAPVMPQSEADCLLMLPSTVLVFDHLYNRLCQVSLGEHRALQSSRESLEARATGQAGAVRINPDNVCAEPGEEGYKDYVRRIKEMLRQGEAIQVVPSVRFSTPFEGNPFELYRRMRRFNASPYMFYMRFPELTLFGSSPEVMVRCTAGHLQLSPIAGTRKRGADDLEDAALAAELRDDPKERAEHVMLVDLGRNDLGRVAQPGSVNLERYMEVERYSHVMHLTSRVSARLEEGLDALDVLAATFPAGTVSGAPKVRAMEIIREVEGRARGPYAGCIGWLGLDKDSVNLDTGITIRSMWMRDGKLFWQAGGGIVHDSDPDLEWKEVCNKSAIMRLALRAEDEEYVSAHR
- a CDS encoding glutamine synthetase III family protein; its protein translation is MSSKSARQSAIEAITTYKPEAAPLNFVDTKPTDIFGCNVFNDRIMRERLPKSVYKALRKTIEFGERMDPAIADTVAAVMKDWAIEKGATHFTHIFYPLTGQTAEKHDSFLMPDGAGGVIAEFSGSMLIRGEPDASSFPSGGLRSTFEARGYTAWDVTSPAYIMENPNGTFLCIPTMFLSWTGVALDKKTPMLRSGQALNREAHRVLALFGEDTPLPIVSYAGLEQEYFCIDHNFNFARPDLQIAGRSLFGARPAKGQEFSDQYFGVIPQRVLSYMMEVERELYKLGVPVRTRHNEVAPSQYEIAPLFEVSNLAVDHNHIIMAKLRNVAKRYGLKCLLHEKPFAGVNGSGKHLNYSIGNAELGTLFDPGETPHANAKFLVFCAAMIRAVHKFGGLLRATVASASNDHRLGANEAPPAIMSIFLGDQLTEVFEAFRAGRVENAAGGRTGRALNLGVDTLPPLPADPGDRNRTSPVAFTGNRFEFRALGSSQSAAGSITALNTMMADSLGFAADWLEKELAQGKTFNQALESFISHVIDEHSAVIFNGDGYSEVWHKEAERRGLPNLRTTPEALAELTKPEVVNLYEKAGVLNRAELKARQEIYLEQYCKTVRTEANLVIRMANTIIYPAGMRYQGELAATAANMRAIGKDPKTVTLAEITSNLRLMQDACGQLEEVLAKADSLGYGFEAALSYREYVLPRMVEVRRYADMLEVRVADDLWALPNYQEILFGK
- a CDS encoding FKBP-type peptidyl-prolyl cis-trans isomerase; its protein translation is MPIKKGDTVRAHYTGTLDDGTVFDSSREREPLEFVMGKGMLIPGFESAVDGREAGETVTVTVAPDDAYGEADPELVFTVPRAQVPDHIPLNVGVPLQLSNEQGQMDVTITEVGADEITLDANHPLAGKTLTFEIEIVSVN